The DNA sequence AATGAGGAGGTCGTGTGAACCACGAGGTTGTTGCTCAAGCAACATTGtgggtgtgtttgatttggGTCACTTAGCATCCTCACCAGGTGGTGCATTAAATCAGTTCAGACaactcacattttaaaaggtttattGCAGCAGGAAAACATGGTTAGAGTCAAACATATCTAAAATAGAATTATTGGGAATTATAGAGAACATATGTTAACCCCTACTAGGAGCCTGCAGGTGGATTctggtgtggtggtggtgagccTGAATGAACTGGCAATAGTTATTCAGAGCAGCAGTGGCACCGGCAGGGCAGACGGCGCGATGGGAATTTGGAGTGTTTGGTTGATGGTTGTGGAGAGTGAGGCATGTCACATGTGTATACAGCAGGGCTACTGGAGCTGACTGCCAGAACTACCTCACTGGTGCACtacaaacagctttttttttttctttttttataccaAGTTAAAATAATGATAACTTAAAGCATAATCAGTAACACAGTCTTCCAGAAAAACAGTGCAGGTTTCGGATAACAAGCAGTGGAATTTGAAACaatcaatgtttgtttgtcagggATGATTGGGAAAAGATGTAGACTGCAAAGATGCAAATTCAGCTTTGGATtcaaggctgctcctggctgatATCTGGtcacagggaaaacaaaaaaaaaaattaaaaaatgggacTCGGGCTTGGACAAAAGGAAATCAGAAATCACATGTTTACAGAGACCTGTATTCACCACAACATCCTAGATCGATGCACTTTAGCTCCCAGAGTTCACTTGAACTCACATAATCATCAACCACTAGGGGAAAGCGAACAGGCCCCGAGTAGTATACTTTAATGGGTGGAGTAGTGTGCCtaacaacacacacccacagtaacaaccattcacacctgggcttaactagccttagcaacccacatgaaggccggtgAGGACAACTACCGACAAGTGGCCCTGAAACACCGAGCTCACAGGTGTCCTTAGCGACTCcgtaaggacactcccacacagagtttaaaagcaaCTCTCTGGaggagaggtgaaatgtcttcaagaaactgaaactcttCAAGTCTAGCTGCTGACGATACAGCAGTCAGAATTTGTGGTAATGTTACTCTGCAGTTCTGTACTAGCCAAGAAAAGACAGACCTAGTCCATaacctaacccctaaccccgAACCTTGTAAAAACCTTGTAGCGAAAGTAGGAGTCAGATGTCAGATGGTGCAGTACGCGCCATGAAACCTGCAAATCCGTGAAAAGCTCAAAAATCACCACGCAATTAAAATGCAATACATCTTACTGCTTTATCCCCGTTTGAATAAgaaacattcagacatttaaGCTGCTCGACCGCGGAATACTCCGTTGCGGCTGTTGATGGCTGAGGGTTAAGGTGAGAGCTGCCTGTCGTTTAAACATCATGCGACATGTAGCCAGGGCCAGAGGCAGTCACCTGGAGGGCCTGCCGGGTCACACTGCTCAGGTCTGCGTGTGGACAGACATGTGTCCTGGGAGCAGCTCACCACTGAGTGTTGAGCATCACAGCCGAGGTAGACCTGTCCCTATTTCTTCACCTTCACAACAAACACGGGCCTCCATTTATCAAAGCCAAGTCTTGGCCCGGGCTAGTGACACACTGGGGCTGCACTTGTCATCTAGGCCATACGTTATGTCagttaaagctgttttttattaGCTGGATGACAGATAgttctttaattgttttgttatttttataattttttttttttggtcttcaTGTGAGAAAACACAGGCTCGAACGTGGGAATGTGTGGATTCTGCTGTTGCTATGTTTGGACAGAAAAATGGGAAAGCCTTAAAGAACGTGTGCGATGGGGTTTCTAAAGTGGTGATATACAGAGAGCTGATAGCACAGTGAGGTGTATCCAGTTCTTGGGACATGTTTTACTTAAACATGGGCGGCCTCGTGATAAATCATTAACGTATAGGGCTGAATCTCTCGCTGTTGCGGGGAGGTTATGTTCCTTTAAACTTTGACACGAGTCTGAGGGTGAGAGGTGAGAAGTGCCACCTCTCCCTTTAGGAAACAAGACCTTAGTTTATCACCGGCATATTTCAAATATCTCACTTTCGTCCAGTGCAGTAGTGTCTTATTTTGCTGTCTCGTGACCAAGTTTAATGGATTAATGTCTAATTGTCACCTGGCGTCTTCAGTTGCATGTGTATGGGTCATGAACTGACACTGATCCATATGGATTGTGTGTGCACTGCATGTTATTGAGCATGAGACCCTACATTATTCAAACCAATGGATAGCAGCGTTGCCAGATTGGTGACAGTTTCCTCCTTTTTAATCCTATACCATGCGTTTATGTTTAGCAATTTGGTAAAAGTCGATATATAcgtatactgtatatttacatgtagAATCACCTCAAATTATCCTACACCAGCCCACTATTTATTTACCCGTCCAACAACACTTCACTTCACCATTGTGGCATTTCAAAGGGCTGCCAAAACTGGCAACACAGCAGTGATTTCGGATGGGCAACATATTTGTAGGCTAGACTGTCATTATGTGTGAAAAGTATTTTAGGAATTATGGATATTGGCTGTAATATCATATAAGTGTTGTCATACGAGCCAGTGATTAGAGCCTGGTGAGCCACCTGAGGCTTATGTAGACCAGCACTATGATTTTGGTGACCCCATGATCTTTACTGTCAGACCACAATCAATGCAGTTGTACCAACAGACACAGTGCAGGCTTACTGAGGTATTACTAAAGCATAATTCCACTTAAACAGAACATTGCTCTAACTTTTGTAGTTAGGTGCATTGTTTCAATTAGTAATAATAACACTATAATTGTATCAAATTACAAGATCTGGGAATACAGGGGCCTCAACACAGCCAAATCAGATGGGTCAGGAGACATGAGATCATGCTCAGTGATGTCGCGATCTCAACAGACATGATAGGAAAGGACAATGTAAGACCCAAATTTGGAATTATTGTTTAAAGCCCTCGCTATTATATGCTATAATGACAAGTCACTCACTGCGGTAATAAGAGTAATGTAAGTATTTAAGTATTTGCATTCAAGGAAAGCTTGTTactgtaatttatttacatttgttgcaTCCTCTTTTTGCTAAACCGTCTTTGCTCTGACCATCTGTGGATTTGATGCAGTTCTGTAATGTTCATATACTTGGACTGCTCCTCCAAGGAGCTGCTTTGCACAGCTTTTATTGTTTCCCTTGCTGTTCACTGCGCAGCCATAAATGTGTTCATATTCCCGTCATAGTTTGTATAAGGGTATAACAGCTTTTATTCTTCTCTATaggcagctcagcagcagctacCGATGGGACGCTGCAGAAGCTTCTCTCTCTGGAGCAGAGCAGCGGACCGGACCCACCATTATTTGTCTGTTACAAGCTCGGCTTTAACTCAGATCTATTCCAGATGTTACAGATGTTATGAACACATTATTGCGGCTGGTAGAGCCCCAACTGTGAAACCAACCATAACAGGCTGAGCCTCAGTACTGCTGGTGGAAGTTGAAGAGTTTGacttgctgttgtttcttttggttACAGGCCTCCAGGGCCTCTAAAGGCTTTCGTTGATTTATCAGGAGATCTGAGACTGGGGCAGGGAGATAATGAGGATTTCCAGTAGCATGTTGAAGGTGTAGAGACTCTGATGCTTGGTGTATATACTATATCTGCAGTGCATTAAGGTCTATGTAAGAGccactttctgtgtgtttgatgtcaACAAATCACTTCTTCGGGATCTTGCTGAAGCGACCTAAGCTACACAGTTGTTGTGTGCAGACGCAGTGCATGAAGTGGAAAACACTGCATGTGTCGTGGTGTATCGTGGTGCCGTGTGTATCGTCTGGTAACAACAAATCATTAagtattacattttcaaatcaaatttaagTCAACTAGAACTTTATTGTCATCACAACTAGGACATGGCAGATACAGAATAATACTCTCTTTGGACAATATAGTGCAACATAGGCAGGTAAAAAGACAAGATTTGAAGATACTATATTGAAAAGGACTAAGTGGGGGGATATACCGTACAAGCACGCCATACAAACCACATCATCATGCCATACTGTTCTATGTCATTTTCAGTATAAGACATTTTGATTTCCTACAGTGAATAGAAGATGCAAGGAGATactgaaaatatacaaaacatgAATCTACATAACCAAGAGGAGAACCATAACTGTTACTGTAAAAGAAACTGACTGTATACACTAGTTTAAGTGCTGTGAAGTCATCAGGCCAAGATGCCCTTAGTTACATCTGTTGTGTTATCATCTGACTTTGTTCACTTGTGCCTTGTCACTCGAAACATTATTGTGGCAATGCAATGCAGACTACAGTGGATTaataacagaacaaaacaaatactgacacCCTCATGGACgcatggagaggaggaaaccaGGTGAACAGACACTATGTGAGTTAGAATCCAGAAAAATTGCTGCAGTCAATGACGATGTCCACAATAATGCAGCGATGAGCAATGAGTCCTTTCCCTCGTCTTTTATCTCGATAActttttcttcactgaaacatcagcagctgattgtgattgacaggtgaaCGGAGAGCTTAATTAGTGCAGAGGGTTGATGGGTTCTGCCACTGTCCATTCACGATAAGCGCATGTGATGAGTGGATGGCCTTTTGGACAGTTCTCCCCCAAATTTGTGGAGCGAAGCTGAATCAGTGGAGGGTCAGCCAGGAGTGTTTTGTGGGAGTGCTGGGAGTCTGATAAGCCCAGCTACATGTTGTATAATACTGTAGCCTATGTCCTGTCTCTGACTCTTCGTCTGAAAAATAACCACAcaggtcgactgtgaaagcagcttatcaTGACGCATATAGACATAGTGTGTCCGTAGTAATTATTATaaaagcaaaggaggaagtcacgTGAAGCAAAAGTGCAAAGAGCACGTGGGGACGAGGTCGGGAATGCATGGTTGGATCAAGCATAGGACTCAAAAAGTCTGATCACACATTCCACAAAATTCCACGACACTTCTGAAAATTCcttaatttgattttttaagatgtttttttttccatttgtatAGCTTCATAACAACTTCATAATAACTTAGTTTTCAATCATGACAACAATCATCATACATTTCAGTATTAGTAAAATACGCTAATAACAGAGCTCTATAATGTCCTATAGGGATGAGTAGGGATCTCAACTCTTTTGACACATAACATCACCCACCATTCCATTCTATGACAGGTTCCAGAGCTAAGGAAGCTTCTTGGATAGACTAAAACCagtccagctgcctacaatatagcacttaacatgttaaaatttgtttttaagaatGTCCTTTTTTATGGTGCCGCAAAAGCAGGGGTTTTCAGAAAACACTTATTAATGTGTCAATTATCTGATACTGAAACTttagaacatttatttttcttttattgcctGTAATCAAGTTTGCTTACTGGAAATagtttaaaaatctgaaaaaaaacaacacctttGACTTCCAAATTTAGAATATTATGATATTACATTTGGTGTTAAAATGGCGGATTAAAGGGGGGAAATGATATGATGAGACAGGCAAGCAAAATGTCCCGTCGAATGTAGGCCACTTTTACGAGCTTACCCAAAGGCAACTGTCACCCGCTGTGAACTCTGGGTAATGCAGTGTTTCTATGTTGTGAAGTCGCGAAGCTAACACCGTCGATGTTGACTGGGAACGGCAGCTCCGCATGAGGCAGGATGATGAAGGGGAAGACAGTGATAGTGACCGGCGCTAACAGCGGCATAGGGAGAGCCACCGCAGCCGGCATTGTGAAGCTCCAGGGCCGCGTGATAATGGCCTGTCGGGACATGAGCCGGGCAGAGGAGGCAGCTCAGCAGGTCCGGCAGGAGACCGGAGCAGACAGCACACAGCTAGTCGTCAAACAGCTGGACCTGGCCTCACTCACATCTGTCCACGCTTTCTGTCAGGACATAATAAAGGTAGCTGCTGCGGAGAGAGATGCCTACAAAGCGACGTTCGCTTTTTCTAGGCTGTACAACTCAGCGTGCCTGCGTGAAAAGAACGTCACGTGCCAAACGTCATTcaaaattgtgcatttttttagAGAAGTGACCAAGAATGTGTCAAAGAAGGGTTATGTACCGCAAGAAAGTCGGCGATATATTCCAAATGTACGAGAAAAAACATTCGGCATGCGTTTGATTTCACAAATATCACGCATTTAGGTACAATTCCAATTTTATCAGCTTGTCTTTCCCAGTGATAGATGCCGGCAAAATGTGACGCAGGACGTTCTAGTCAGTCAGGTGCCGCTCAGTGGGTTCAGTGAAGGCAACTTGAAGAAAACCTCACACAGCTCAGGAGttactgcatgtgtgtcagtgaaaacagtcagtgtgttacTCTTTGACTTTGTGAGTtctaaaaaaatcaatttggaatTACTGAATGCTTGAAGTTGAATGACAGTAATATTTCTGAATGGTGAAAAATATGatacaatcaaaaaaaaaaatccattgtaTATTATAATAAACAACAAAGTATATCACACACTTAAATATTTGTTGTCTCAGCcaaaaaagttttatttcataGTTTGACTACAAGTTGCAGGCTAATCAAATGCCTCCCTGCCTTCTATtgttctgtttaaaaacaaacttggcATTAATATTCTGCAGACTAACTGCCAGTAGAGTTCATCCTGTGCAGCTTCTGCAAACATCTAGAAGTGAGATACCAGTTTGCATGCTTTGATTCCACTGTCTGGTGCATTAAAGTAGTCAATTCAAGAAAGTCACGCAGTCTGAATGTAATTCACATCTTAAAGTTGAAATGAGAGGACTGTCACCAGGTGTGTCTCATAATGCTttgtcctctgtgctgctgaacaGGAGGAACCTCGCTTAGACGTGCTGATCAACAATGCAGGTATCTACCAGTGTCCTTACACCAAGACGGAGGATGGCTTCGAGATGCAGTTCGGGGTGAACCACCTGGGACATTTCCTGCTCACCCACCTGCTGCTGGACCTGCTGAAACACTCGGCCCCTAGTCGCGTCGTGGTCGTCTCCTCCAAACTCTACAAGAGCGGTCACATTAACTTTGAGGACTTGAACAGTGAGCAGAGCTACGACAAGGCGTCTGCGTACAGTCGCAGCAAGCTAGCCAACCTGCTGTTCACCTGTGAGCTGGCCCGTCGGCTGGAGGGCAGCGGTGTTACGGTGAACGCCCTGACTCCAGGCATCGTGAGGACGAACCTGGGGAGGCACGTTCACGTCCCAGTGTTAGCGAAGCCGCTGTTCAACCTGCTCTCCTGGGGCTTGTTCAAGAGCCCCGAGGAAGGAGCTCAGACTTCAGTGTATTTGGCCTGCAGCCCGGACGTAGACGGTGTGCAGGGCAAGTGCTTCGCAGATTGTCGGCCTCAGACTCTGCTGGACAAGGCCACTGACCAGGAAGTGGCCAGTAAACTGTGGGACATCAGCGAAGTCATGGTGGGCATAACCACATAAGATTTGAATTCAATTCAAGCATGTTCACTCGGTAAACCTAACCTGACAGAGACAGGTGAATTGCTGTATTCCTGAAATATTCTACATATTCAGTTCCTTTTTCCTGGACAACGTGGAGTGTTGACATCAGTCACAAAGCACACTGATGTCACAGAGATGCTTTTTCTGCCAGCTATGGATGCACTTTGTAAAATATGGCCAaagttttagtttgaaacaaaaaaaaactaacattatcaacagaatgagaagaaacaacagcGCTGATGTTATGCCAGAGATGTCTATACAGAGTGTGGCATTGGCATGTTCACCGGCCCGCTCTCTCTTGTAAGAGCAGTGTGCACCAATGAGTTATACAGCCCCCACAGTTTGACCTTGAGTCCGCAACATTTCATGAACTCACTTGGCTTTACGTGTAATCAAATGACCAAAATAAACTCACTCACCCATGtgtcaagaaaggaaacattttttttaaaaatctgttatcTATTCAAACTGACCTCATGTGGTCTTGGAGGCTATGTGCAGACCCACTTCAGTGTCCAGTCACTCTCGGGCTGCTAAATCCCCATTACTTGCAATGTCTCAGCCCAGGCAAACTCTATTGCCACTGGCCCCCCGTATTTTTGTAGCAACTTTGTATTCTAGCTATattttacaaattgcacctttaattcacTGGCTATCGGTATGGTTACCATGGTGTAAGCTGGAaataataatacacaatatGGCTGCAGGTATAGCAGGAGGTAACAGCAGGGAGCTGACAGAACAGAACTTGTGTGATTCACAGTTTCACATCTGTTATAGTCgtctttatattttcaaattgtCGGGCTGACTCACAGATGACTGGCATTGTATCCttcttttttattgctttgctTTTAGGAATATGTCCATGCTTTCCTGGAAAACCATGTTTTCGTTTAAAGGGCTATTTAaatgatatgtattttttaaatgagtttctTCCTCAAGTCATTGAATGGAACATGAGCGCACTACTTCCTGCCAAAGCTGAAACACAGTGGAGAGTCCCGtttctttttgtaaaatgtgatgatgttgtgtttttttcatgtaccAGTCATTGTTTAGTTGCATTTGAATCAAAATGTCATGATGGTGGATTCGATTTCTTTctcaaatgttaaacattttgaatCTTGAGCCGGCTAATCATAGcacaagtaaacaaaataataaatctgaCTAGACGTTTGATTTATTTGACTGAGAATGAACATTTTAGTCCTTATTAAAATGATCCACTCCTAGCTCCACATCTAACCACAGCATTGCATATCATCAGTCCACTTCACATTGCATATTTATGTCTTTTCTGACATAGCAGCAAACAGATGGAGAgatgtgtcatgtcatgtttcgacttgtgtttcctgtgtcctTGGATAACTACTGAATGTAgcatttaaaggtccagtgttcTGGATTTAGTCAtgtggttgcagattgcaaccgACTGAACACTCCTCACTTCACCCTCCTCTACAGTGgccacaggaaacagaaaagaccCTCTctggagccagtgtttggttgtCCGCTCAGGGCTACAGCAGAAACATGGCAGTAACACATAACATAGACTTAGACTTAGGCAGACTTTATTATCATTCAGTGTGCAACAAATAAGCACAGGATGAAATTTTGTTTCTGGGGCTCAGCATAGAATTCAAATATTAAagtatatatgaaaaaaaaaataccacaataAGAATAATGGCGGACACTAATGGACCTTTAATTATGATCAAGTgattagaaataaaagtttagtttattttagttttatatattcagatatttactatatattcatatatttcatttatttgatctgCTTTACTTTAAAGATTTATGTATTCTGTATATAATttgaaacaagcagatttatattAGAAACAGGGTTGAAAAATTCTCACTTAAGGTTTTTTCGATGTGTTCGCAGGAAAAACAATCAACACAATTGTATGTGAGTATGTAAGTGACTCGTCGGGATGaagatttctgctttttttcccccctaacGTTGATTCTGATTACTGGTAATTCAACTGCCAGCAACCTAAAATattgtgaaaattaaaacaacaacaatctgaaAAGCGTCCAGGTAACCAGAGTCTCAGTCAGCGGCTTTAACCGAGAAGACTGACCAATAAACGATTGTCTCTCGTGTTTCCTTACATAACCTCGCTCTGTCAAGGACCCGTACAGCAGCACTCAGAGGTAGGTCTGTTATCTTATTGCGCTTTAAGCCTCTATAATCAGGTGTCTGTAATAGAATAATGCCCAGCGACTTGCTTCATTTACAGACTGCCTCATTTACACACAGGCTccaggggagggggaggaagaggaggaagaaggggggggTGAGAAATCCAACTTTGTCAGGGGTTATTTAGGCTTCAGTCAGCCATGCTGGTTGCTCTGAGTGTGGTTATTAGCTGGGAATGTTTGCTCTCCAGGTCACCCATAGATAGAGCACTTCTCCCCTACATGAAGTGGGAGACCCCGAGGATACATAATGACTTTCCCACCTGTACTGTTCATTAGGACATTTTCTGGATCATTTATAGAGAGCTGGAACACAAGGTAGAAACGCAGAGGCAAACAGAGCGAATGCTATGACTCCATCTCACACAGAATGCTCCTCGGCCTTTTGCAATGGCAGCCCCATTCTATTTACTTTACAAATAACTCCAATTAGCGCAATTACAGAGTTTAATGTCCTTAATCGGCACAGTAATATTGATAGGTACCGCAATGCTGATACAGATGTGAGGGCTGCACTCGGGCTGCTCATGCCCCCAAGGTCCAACACATAATGGTTCAGTTAAAGGCGCATTAAATCTGTCTTTTCCTCAGCTTCTGTTGGACTGCTCACTGTGTATACGTCTCCAGCAAAATCAACCtataaactgaaacaaaagcaaaatgttaaGGACCActacacctgttttttttagtcAAACTGTGCCGTCctttgattatttacattttgacatgctTGACTGTAATACTGGCTGTTGCAGTATAGTTTACAGCCACACAGCCCGATGGGTGACATGCGTAGTCCGTCATCCATCGCTATAGTCCAAATTGAAATCTATCAACCACTATTGGAAATAACATTTCCAAGAGCTTTCAAACCTATTAAactttttccacaaaacatATCTGTCATAAAGGTGTAATTTGAAAGAAATGGCCACAATTGAATTACTTGTATGTAAGCTGTTGAGACTAGAAAGTCACTTACATTTGCTTCATtatgcatatatatgtacattACATAGTTCTTAAAAATCAATCTGTGTACACACAATTTCTAGGTAATTTACCTATAAGACCTATAAGTGTACTTTGGATCATGCTTCAGAGTGCTCATCATGTCATTTATGCATTAAACAGTTCGGGGATGGTTCCCTCAAATCAGtgagcagctgctctgtcaccATGTAACGACCAAATGCTAAATGTTCTAAATGCTCACTCCTAATAACTTTTGCTATTCATCTAGTCTCGACCTGATggcaaagcaaacaaacacctgCACGGTTGTTATATGGCCTGCTTGGTTCGTGAACACTGCTGAGTAGAACCCGCTGTGTGACAGCCTCTGCTCACCTGTCAAACTGACACAATCAGCTGTGCCAAACGTCACTGGACTTCTGGTGAAAGTGAATAAAGGATGATGTTTCTGTCATCAGCAGCTCTGGTAATACATCCACAGTAACTCCAATGATGTGGAGAAGACTTGCTAGTTTTGAGACTGATACTAAAGAAATCCACTACCAGCTTCAATGGATGATAATCCAGTTTAGTCTAATCTAAGGTTAGTATTACCCAAACTGGTTTATATATTATGTCTTTAGATGGGGACTTAAAGGTTGGGAGGCAGTGTGCCTTAATCCTATCACACATGCTTTGGTAAGACCACGTGAAGCCAAACACACTCAAGATGGACAACAAGTgggaaaaacatcaaactgctattgacaaagaacaaaaaccGCCAACAGCACGGCCAGgattgttttcactgtgtgtgtgtgtgtgtgtgtgtgtgtgtgtgtgtgtgtgtgtgtgtgtgtgtgtgtgtgtgtgtgtgtgtgtgtgtgttccagagTTTGAAGGTGGGTCTGGTCCGACCAATGAGTACTGAGTACTGATGTAACCAGAGATGGGATGACACAAGCTGTGACGTCCTCTAACATGTAACAGGAGTACGCAGAAGTCattactacattattacattagtACTCAGTGCTCATAGGCGGAACCGCAGCCATCTTCTAACCAGACCTTCATTCTGATCTCCACTACATACCTGTAAtgttccctccctctcactctctctctcgtacAGTTTCTGGCTACTCTGCCCACCTCTGGTTATTTGTCACATGGGGTACACTGGGTAATGACGGGCTGCACCGCACCGAGCGGGGATCCCCGTCAGCCCGTGCGCTGGTGAATGAAAGGTGAGCAGGAGCTGGTCTCCTCGCGAGGAGAAAGCCCATAAATCATCTGGAAGAGTTTAGTGTAAAGTAGCGGGAGAGGCGGGGGCCCAAGGAGTGCTTGTCTTCAGCCTACCGCTTGGCCAGAgggatttgttttctttaaccAGTCACGAGAAGAGAGACTGGGCCTGCTCCTTCCCTTTTCCCTTCTGTTGCtgtcaaacactcacacatgttcTCTCACATACAGCCGCTCTGTAAGACGGTGTATTCTCATTAATATAAACACTCCCTGGCTATTGTTTATGCCATCACCTCAGCTAACTGTCTTGTAACTAAAGGAAGAATGTTGTATGCTCACAAGGCCTAAACCAGAAT is a window from the Acanthopagrus latus isolate v.2019 chromosome 16, fAcaLat1.1, whole genome shotgun sequence genome containing:
- the LOC119005101 gene encoding retinol dehydrogenase 14-like; translated protein: MMKGKTVIVTGANSGIGRATAAGIVKLQGRVIMACRDMSRAEEAAQQVRQETGADSTQLVVKQLDLASLTSVHAFCQDIIKEEPRLDVLINNAGIYQCPYTKTEDGFEMQFGVNHLGHFLLTHLLLDLLKHSAPSRVVVVSSKLYKSGHINFEDLNSEQSYDKASAYSRSKLANLLFTCELARRLEGSGVTVNALTPGIVRTNLGRHVHVPVLAKPLFNLLSWGLFKSPEEGAQTSVYLACSPDVDGVQGKCFADCRPQTLLDKATDQEVASKLWDISEVMVGITT